The proteins below come from a single Acidobacteriota bacterium genomic window:
- the lpdA gene encoding dihydrolipoyl dehydrogenase encodes MTDFDLIVIGAGTGGYVAAIHAAQAGLRTALIEKNENLGGDAILHGLVPRRSWQQSAAVFEQTQSAAEFGVLASNVALDFEAVQRYKNKTVLKSVKALDYLMNKNKVKVLKGQGKLEDPTTVVVTTPTGEQRITTGKIILATGSTSRTLPELPIDGQFILNSAQLVEIGSLPKSLAIVGAGSTGVELASALARFGVAVTLIEQQNRVLPHEDEAISLEFERSLRGLGIKIKNHTYCEHAEVTGTGVELTLRNQVGERLSLSVDKVCVTVGRVPQSAGLGLEWTQAAIKKGYVQVNKMLQTAEPTIYAVGDVADTVWLPHVAASEGLLAVGHILERDEVDPINYAHVPSCTYSDPEVASVGLTEAAAKARGHKVRTGSFPFVANTQARVLNQTEGMVKLVSDAQYDELLGVHIVGARATELIAEACIALRGEMTIDELIRTLHAHPTLSEALWEAALTIHSRPIRF; translated from the coding sequence ATGACTGACTTCGATTTAATTGTGATTGGTGCCGGCACTGGCGGATATGTCGCGGCGATTCACGCTGCCCAGGCTGGTTTGCGAACTGCACTGATTGAAAAAAATGAAAACCTTGGCGGCGATGCGATTTTGCATGGGCTTGTACCGCGTCGGTCCTGGCAACAGAGTGCTGCGGTCTTTGAACAAACCCAATCGGCAGCGGAGTTTGGCGTCCTGGCAAGCAATGTGGCGCTCGATTTCGAAGCGGTGCAGCGCTACAAAAACAAAACGGTGCTCAAATCGGTCAAGGCCCTTGATTACTTGATGAACAAGAACAAAGTCAAAGTCTTAAAAGGGCAGGGAAAGCTTGAAGACCCAACCACGGTTGTTGTGACCACTCCGACCGGAGAGCAACGGATAACCACAGGGAAGATCATCCTGGCGACGGGTTCCACTTCGCGAACACTGCCTGAACTTCCGATTGATGGGCAGTTTATTCTCAATAGTGCGCAACTGGTTGAAATTGGGTCGCTTCCGAAATCGCTGGCGATTGTCGGTGCCGGGTCAACGGGTGTTGAACTGGCATCAGCGCTGGCCAGATTTGGCGTCGCGGTGACGTTGATCGAACAGCAAAACCGGGTGCTCCCACACGAAGACGAAGCCATCAGCCTGGAATTTGAACGGTCGCTCCGGGGCCTGGGCATCAAGATCAAAAATCATACCTACTGTGAACACGCCGAAGTAACCGGCACGGGCGTTGAACTGACGCTCAGGAATCAGGTCGGAGAGCGGCTTTCTCTGTCGGTTGATAAAGTGTGTGTGACTGTCGGGCGAGTTCCCCAGAGCGCCGGGCTGGGATTGGAGTGGACCCAGGCGGCGATCAAAAAGGGCTACGTTCAGGTCAACAAAATGCTGCAGACGGCAGAACCGACGATTTATGCCGTGGGCGACGTGGCCGACACGGTCTGGTTGCCTCACGTCGCGGCTTCGGAAGGTTTGCTGGCGGTTGGGCACATTCTCGAACGCGACGAAGTTGACCCGATCAATTACGCCCACGTGCCGAGTTGTACCTACAGCGACCCGGAAGTGGCCAGTGTCGGGTTGACCGAAGCCGCCGCCAAAGCCCGTGGACACAAAGTCCGAACTGGATCGTTTCCCTTTGTCGCTAACACCCAGGCGCGGGTGCTCAACCAGACCGAAGGCATGGTCAAACTGGTGAGCGACGCGCAATATGACGAACTCCTCGGCGTCCACATTGTCGGCGCGCGAGCTACAGAACTGATTGCCGAAGCGTGCATTGCCCTGCGTGGAGAAATGACAATTGACGAACTGATTCGCACCCTGCATGCCCATCCGACGCTCTCCGAGGCTTTGTGGGAAGCCGCGCTGACGATTCACAGCCGTCCAATTCGGTTTTGA
- the xerC gene encoding tyrosine recombinase XerC has product MEQYLEDFKKHLMYERNVSEHTLRNYLSDLEQFHDYLCPVDKQGVRREVNIRDIDNITIREYMATLYSKNKKKTSIARKLATLRTFFKYLCREGILEMNPARLVSSPRLEKKLPNYLTVEEVIRFIEIPDLETVLGKRDRAILEMLYGTGVRVSELVNLNLQDIDFTQMTVRVRGKGRKERIVPFGEYAKKAVELYLGVRGELMMNAPEDKRVPNAVFYNYQGTRITTRSVGRMIDKYIKECADLHHISPHSLRHSFATHLLNAGADLRSIQELLGHARLSTTQQYTHISQDRLMEVYDRAHPKA; this is encoded by the coding sequence ATGGAGCAGTATTTGGAGGACTTCAAAAAACATCTGATGTACGAGCGCAACGTTTCGGAACATACCTTGCGCAACTACCTGAGCGATTTGGAACAATTCCACGATTATCTGTGCCCGGTTGATAAACAAGGTGTTCGCCGTGAAGTCAATATCCGCGATATTGATAACATCACGATCCGCGAGTATATGGCGACGCTATATAGCAAAAACAAAAAGAAGACCTCAATTGCCCGCAAACTCGCCACACTCCGCACCTTTTTCAAATACTTATGCCGTGAAGGGATCCTGGAAATGAACCCGGCCCGGCTGGTTTCGTCGCCCCGGCTTGAGAAAAAGCTTCCGAATTATCTCACGGTTGAAGAAGTCATCCGCTTTATCGAAATCCCAGATTTGGAAACAGTGCTCGGGAAGCGGGATCGCGCCATCTTGGAAATGCTGTATGGAACTGGCGTTCGCGTCTCGGAACTGGTCAATTTGAACTTGCAGGATATAGATTTCACCCAAATGACGGTGCGTGTGCGAGGAAAAGGCCGGAAAGAACGCATTGTTCCATTTGGTGAATATGCCAAAAAAGCAGTGGAACTCTACCTTGGCGTGCGCGGCGAACTGATGATGAATGCGCCGGAAGACAAGCGGGTACCGAACGCGGTCTTTTACAACTATCAGGGAACACGCATCACGACGCGCTCCGTTGGGCGAATGATTGACAAGTACATCAAAGAATGCGCCGACCTGCACCACATCAGCCCACATAGTTTGCGGCACTCGTTTGCAACCCACCTGCTCAATGCCGGAGCTGATTTGCGTTCCATCCAGGAATTGCTTGGCCACGCCCGGCTGTCAACCACCCAGCAATACACCCACATTTCACAGGATCGGCTGATGGAAGTGTATGACAGAGCCCATCCAAAAGCCTGA
- a CDS encoding nuclear transport factor 2 family protein, translated as MHPNEQLINKFYSSFQKRDHVGMNECYHPNAEFTDEAFVGLKGKEVHAMWHMLCERAKDFDMTFSNVQADDRKGSANWEARYTFRLTGRPVHNVIKASFEFQDGKIIRHRDTFDFYKWARMAFGMKGTLLGATAFFKKAVQRKVQITLQEFMQAKKYNS; from the coding sequence ATGCACCCAAATGAACAGCTCATCAACAAGTTCTACTCAAGTTTCCAGAAGCGCGACCACGTCGGAATGAATGAGTGTTATCACCCCAATGCGGAATTCACCGATGAAGCGTTCGTCGGCTTAAAAGGCAAAGAAGTCCATGCCATGTGGCACATGCTGTGTGAGCGGGCAAAAGACTTCGACATGACATTTAGCAATGTGCAGGCTGATGACCGCAAGGGATCGGCCAACTGGGAAGCCCGCTACACGTTTCGGCTGACTGGGCGACCGGTTCACAATGTCATCAAAGCCTCCTTTGAATTTCAGGATGGAAAAATCATCCGCCATCGGGACACCTTTGATTTCTACAAATGGGCCCGGATGGCCTTTGGGATGAAAGGCACATTGCTCGGAGCAACCGCGTTTTTCAAAAAAGCCGTTCAGCGAAAAGTCCAAATTACGCTTCAAGAATTCATGCAGGCCAAGAAGTACAATAGCTAG
- a CDS encoding IS630 family transposase, with the protein MANARKLGQEKKARRLGAILALDQGIRIEEVAKLSGVTVETVAEWVKRFLVGGIRGLMAKKAPGRPGKLTPKQKAEVKAMVVAGPKAAGFEGGCWRTPMIQDWIKRRFGVMYNVHYLSELLRNLGLSYQKAKFESDHLNDIARHKWKTQTFPALVAEAKANGAWLLFGDEASFPQWGTLSYTWAERGHQPVVKTSGKRKGYKVFGVIDYFSGRFFGRGQEGKFNSESYQAFLTQVMAQTGERFVILIQDGAKYHTSAAMNVFFAQHQDRLRVEPLPTYSPDYNPIEKLWKRIKETETHLHHFPTFESLVTKVEQAIARFQNRQEEILALCGLKVQKR; encoded by the coding sequence CTGGCGAATGCAAGGAAACTGGGACAGGAAAAAAAGGCGAGGCGGTTGGGAGCAATCCTGGCGTTGGATCAGGGAATCCGGATTGAGGAAGTGGCGAAGTTGAGCGGGGTGACGGTGGAGACAGTGGCGGAGTGGGTGAAACGATTTTTGGTGGGGGGAATCCGGGGATTGATGGCGAAAAAAGCGCCGGGACGACCGGGAAAACTGACACCGAAGCAAAAGGCGGAAGTGAAGGCGATGGTGGTGGCGGGGCCGAAGGCGGCAGGGTTTGAAGGGGGGTGCTGGCGAACGCCGATGATTCAGGATTGGATCAAACGGCGGTTTGGAGTGATGTACAATGTGCATTATCTGAGTGAGTTGCTGAGAAATTTGGGGTTATCGTACCAGAAAGCCAAATTTGAGTCGGATCATTTGAATGACATTGCGCGCCACAAGTGGAAAACACAGACGTTTCCGGCGCTGGTGGCCGAAGCCAAAGCCAACGGGGCCTGGTTATTATTTGGAGACGAAGCCTCGTTTCCGCAATGGGGGACCTTATCCTATACCTGGGCGGAACGGGGACACCAACCCGTGGTCAAAACCTCGGGGAAGCGCAAAGGCTACAAAGTGTTTGGGGTGATTGATTATTTCAGTGGCCGGTTTTTTGGCCGGGGTCAGGAAGGCAAGTTCAATTCCGAATCCTACCAGGCATTTTTGACTCAGGTGATGGCCCAAACAGGTGAGCGGTTCGTGATCTTGATTCAGGATGGAGCCAAATATCATACCAGTGCCGCCATGAACGTGTTTTTTGCTCAGCATCAGGATCGGTTGCGAGTCGAGCCGTTGCCGACCTACTCTCCCGACTATAACCCGATTGAGAAATTGTGGAAGCGGATCAAGGAAACGGAAACGCACCTTCACCATTTCCCGACTTTTGAATCGCTGGTGACCAAAGTTGAGCAGGCGATTGCCCGATTTCAAAATAGACAAGAAGAAATTTTGGCGTTGTGTGGGTTGAAGGTGCAGAAACGGTGA
- a CDS encoding CHAD domain-containing protein has translation MAKPWEIPDLHPGMHLDTAARHVIMARFEQMASYRDAVLEDTDIENLHDMRVCSRRLRAAWRSFGTLFPGKRIARFQREARDVTRTLGTVRDLDVMLESLEKAERRGPKDLLDGFDSFYGYIGTIRAEEFALLAKTLQKWHPGEFVEFFGQVESDPFAHAVLFEEQAHVVLSALAHEFLSHQPCLADPTASEEQHIMRIAGKRLRYAIEIFASCLSNAGQLLHILKTVQEDLGTLHDCDVMVEFLNYRQRICLTLERPTILWLIEYYRNRRNTTYGSLLISWQKAVDEGFTDFLLAL, from the coding sequence ATGGCAAAACCCTGGGAAATTCCTGATTTACATCCGGGCATGCACCTCGATACGGCGGCACGCCACGTGATTATGGCCCGCTTTGAACAGATGGCCTCGTATCGGGATGCGGTTCTGGAAGATACCGACATTGAAAACTTGCACGATATGCGCGTATGTTCGCGCCGATTACGGGCTGCGTGGCGGAGTTTCGGCACGCTCTTCCCTGGAAAACGCATTGCCCGCTTTCAACGCGAAGCGCGCGACGTCACCCGCACATTGGGCACGGTCCGTGACCTTGACGTGATGCTTGAAAGTTTGGAAAAAGCCGAACGTCGGGGTCCAAAAGACCTCCTCGACGGATTTGATTCATTTTATGGCTACATCGGCACCATTCGAGCTGAAGAGTTTGCGTTGCTGGCAAAAACCCTTCAGAAGTGGCATCCCGGTGAATTCGTCGAATTTTTTGGGCAGGTGGAATCTGACCCGTTTGCCCACGCCGTGCTCTTTGAAGAACAGGCCCACGTTGTGTTGTCAGCCCTGGCCCACGAATTTTTAAGCCATCAGCCCTGTCTGGCGGACCCAACTGCCAGCGAAGAACAACATATCATGCGCATTGCGGGCAAACGATTGCGGTATGCCATTGAAATCTTTGCCAGTTGCCTCTCCAATGCCGGACAATTGCTCCATATTCTCAAGACGGTTCAGGAAGACCTTGGAACGCTCCACGATTGCGATGTGATGGTGGAATTTCTCAACTACCGGCAACGCATCTGTCTCACACTGGAACGTCCGACCATTTTGTGGCTGATTGAGTACTATCGGAACCGCCGGAACACGACCTACGGCAGTTTATTGATAAGCTGGCAAAAGGCTGTAGATGAAGGATTTACTGATTTTTTGCTGGCACTTTAA
- a CDS encoding exodeoxyribonuclease VII large subunit, which translates to MSLFDLLTQSEERRPLSVSELTAQIRRRLEGEFGAVIVQGEISNFKAHSSGHWYFTLKDDRAQIRGACFRNANQRIRFRPADGLSVIVRGSLSVYEPRGDYQLLATMIEPVGVGSLQLAFEQLKARLEKEGLFDPAHKRPIPLMPRRVGVVTSPTGAAIRDIVRVLSRRNDTVSLLLYPAAVEGESAAKEIRAGIEYFNTHNTGNTAVDVLIVGRGGGSAESLWAFNDEALARAIHHSQIPVISAVGHEVDYTIADFVADLRAPTPSAAAEMVAIQKSEVIGQLNRAEVTLERHIRYKLLVARSRWQELARHQVFSDVQSRLRDTQQWLDELSQRLETSMVTGLRSLREREQRASQQLYSFDWSRYFQLQRQRVGQTEARLHNVLAHQLEARQARFEQAAARLEMLSPLRVLSRGYALVWNQQGQLVKRAVDIKSGELLRIRVSQGEFNCTVLDSQPEES; encoded by the coding sequence ATGAGCCTTTTTGATTTACTTACCCAATCTGAAGAACGCCGACCACTTTCTGTTTCTGAACTCACTGCCCAAATTCGCCGCCGCCTGGAAGGTGAATTTGGCGCAGTGATCGTTCAGGGTGAAATCTCAAATTTCAAAGCCCACTCTTCAGGGCACTGGTATTTCACGCTCAAAGATGATCGGGCGCAAATCCGCGGCGCCTGTTTTCGCAATGCCAATCAGCGTATTCGATTTCGCCCAGCCGATGGGCTGAGTGTGATCGTTCGTGGAAGCCTGTCGGTCTATGAACCTCGTGGCGATTATCAATTGCTGGCCACGATGATTGAGCCGGTTGGTGTTGGTTCACTTCAACTTGCCTTCGAACAATTAAAAGCCCGACTTGAAAAAGAAGGACTCTTTGACCCGGCGCACAAACGGCCCATTCCGCTCATGCCACGTCGGGTAGGTGTGGTGACGTCTCCGACTGGAGCCGCCATTCGCGATATTGTCCGGGTTCTTTCGCGTCGCAACGATACGGTCAGCCTTTTGCTCTATCCAGCAGCGGTTGAAGGCGAGAGCGCGGCCAAAGAAATTCGGGCTGGAATTGAATATTTCAATACCCACAACACCGGCAACACAGCAGTTGATGTGCTGATTGTCGGGCGCGGCGGTGGTTCGGCTGAATCACTCTGGGCGTTTAATGACGAAGCCTTGGCGCGGGCCATCCATCACTCTCAAATTCCAGTTATTTCAGCCGTCGGCCACGAAGTTGATTACACGATTGCTGACTTTGTGGCTGATTTGCGTGCCCCGACGCCATCGGCAGCCGCAGAAATGGTGGCGATTCAGAAAAGTGAAGTCATTGGGCAGTTAAACCGGGCGGAAGTGACCCTGGAGCGGCACATTCGATATAAACTCCTTGTTGCCAGGTCACGCTGGCAGGAGCTGGCCCGACATCAGGTCTTTTCGGATGTTCAATCCCGATTGCGTGACACCCAGCAATGGCTTGATGAATTGTCGCAACGATTGGAAACCAGCATGGTGACTGGCCTGCGGTCACTTCGCGAACGTGAACAGCGAGCGTCGCAGCAACTTTATTCATTTGACTGGTCACGCTATTTTCAACTTCAACGCCAGCGTGTCGGGCAAACCGAAGCCCGGTTGCATAATGTGCTTGCTCATCAACTGGAAGCCCGCCAGGCACGGTTCGAGCAGGCAGCGGCCCGTCTGGAAATGCTCTCGCCGTTGCGGGTGTTGAGTCGTGGGTATGCACTGGTGTGGAATCAACAGGGGCAACTGGTCAAGCGTGCGGTTGACATCAAATCCGGAGAACTTCTTCGCATTCGAGTCAGTCAAGGTGAATTCAACTGTACTGTTCTTGATTCTCAACCTGAAGAATCCTAA
- the prmC gene encoding peptide chain release factor N(5)-glutamine methyltransferase yields MPAAKIPAPHQTASLLICGILKLDQTTLIAHPEDTVSAADAARLRNAFSRRAQGEPAQYLIGSQEFYGLEFRVSPAVLIPRPETEFLVEVALEFCCQQNLTHPRIIDIGTGSGCLAVTLAVKLPAAQVIALDLSPDALEIAQQNATTHCVADRIQFLESNYLSAVRDLPPSERVDVVVTNPPYISQAEYAGLQREVRDFEPKMALVGGEEGTEGYAQILIDLDRVLKPNGLFACEVGYTQAQTIARLGLQVGWDDQRIIDDLQGIPRVVVLRKQRVKSE; encoded by the coding sequence TTGCCTGCTGCCAAAATTCCTGCGCCGCACCAAACAGCATCACTGCTGATATGTGGCATTCTAAAACTGGATCAGACCACACTGATTGCCCATCCGGAAGACACTGTATCCGCTGCGGATGCTGCCAGATTGCGGAATGCTTTTTCCCGACGCGCCCAGGGTGAGCCAGCGCAATATCTCATTGGTTCACAAGAGTTTTATGGTTTGGAGTTTCGGGTGTCGCCAGCCGTTTTGATCCCACGCCCGGAAACTGAATTTCTGGTTGAAGTGGCCCTTGAATTTTGCTGTCAACAAAACCTTACCCACCCACGGATCATTGATATTGGGACTGGTTCCGGTTGCCTGGCGGTGACGCTGGCGGTGAAATTGCCAGCCGCCCAGGTCATCGCGCTGGATCTTTCCCCAGATGCGCTTGAGATTGCCCAGCAGAATGCTACGACTCATTGTGTGGCAGACCGAATTCAATTTCTGGAAAGCAATTATTTAAGCGCCGTGCGGGATCTCCCACCTTCTGAACGAGTTGATGTTGTGGTCACTAACCCTCCATACATTTCGCAGGCAGAATATGCCGGACTCCAGCGCGAAGTCCGTGATTTTGAACCGAAAATGGCACTTGTTGGAGGTGAAGAGGGAACGGAAGGCTACGCCCAGATTCTGATTGATCTGGATCGAGTGCTCAAACCCAACGGGCTCTTTGCCTGTGAAGTCGGCTACACCCAGGCGCAAACCATTGCCAGACTTGGACTTCAAGTCGGTTGGGATGACCAGCGGATCATTGATGATTTGCAGGGAATTCCACGTGTGGTGGTTCTCAGGAAACAGCGAGTGAAGAGCGAGTAG